A single window of uncultured Methanospirillum sp. DNA harbors:
- a CDS encoding META domain-containing protein translates to MGQIKFLLVSLVLVLAVSCLFSACLSTDQSGKTPVQSVITTNTTQVADNRSESGSNGSTRKPDVIETTVPIISGTGVILFQDLEGGAYTIRDDSGHHYQPLSLPPDLKVNGTRVSYQLQPAHDMVSVIMAGDPVHVISIEPVTGSRISNRSEPLISFEKAAGTTGSYEELKIFADKHGEVTKWTQIQFINLSDSEMDNLTSLCIRANFTTVKPQALSVNPSPNAVIYTIRYQNQTIKASNGSIPVLLEPVIEHLENILGKYTISPITANKTLENTAWYLTSYLRNDGIPVRLINNTKISALFGKDNEVTGSSGCNPYTGHYNLSGTTLSFSKIAGTRMACQDQATMETESVYLKLLEQVAMVSGHDKNLTMSDRNNTTLLTYIQMKV, encoded by the coding sequence ATGGGACAGATTAAGTTTCTTCTTGTCAGTCTTGTTCTGGTTCTGGCTGTAAGTTGTCTTTTTTCTGCATGTCTTTCAACAGATCAGAGCGGAAAAACACCAGTTCAATCAGTGATTACAACAAACACCACTCAGGTGGCAGATAACAGATCTGAGTCCGGATCAAATGGTTCAACCAGAAAACCGGATGTGATAGAAACCACCGTTCCAATCATATCCGGAACAGGAGTAATACTTTTTCAGGATCTTGAAGGAGGGGCATATACAATCAGAGACGACAGCGGCCATCACTACCAGCCGCTTTCTCTTCCTCCTGATCTCAAGGTAAACGGAACCAGAGTTTCGTACCAGTTACAACCGGCTCACGACATGGTATCTGTAATAATGGCAGGAGATCCGGTACACGTAATATCGATCGAACCGGTAACAGGAAGCAGGATATCCAACAGATCAGAACCTCTCATATCATTCGAGAAGGCAGCAGGAACTACCGGTTCATATGAAGAACTGAAGATATTTGCTGATAAGCACGGTGAGGTAACAAAATGGACACAGATTCAATTCATCAACCTTTCAGACTCAGAGATGGATAACCTCACAAGCCTGTGTATCAGGGCCAATTTTACAACTGTTAAACCCCAGGCTTTGTCTGTCAATCCCTCCCCCAATGCTGTTATCTATACCATCAGGTATCAGAATCAGACCATCAAAGCATCAAACGGATCGATCCCTGTACTACTTGAACCGGTAATAGAACATCTTGAGAATATCCTGGGAAAATATACGATATCCCCGATTACAGCAAACAAAACACTTGAGAATACCGCATGGTACCTGACATCATACCTTCGGAACGATGGCATACCAGTCCGGCTCATTAACAATACGAAAATTTCCGCACTATTTGGAAAGGATAACGAGGTAACCGGATCATCAGGGTGCAACCCATATACCGGTCATTATAATCTATCAGGAACCACCCTTTCGTTCTCGAAGATTGCAGGAACCCGAATGGCCTGCCAGGATCAGGCAACCATGGAGACTGAATCTGTCTATCTCAAACTCCTTGAACAGGTGGCAATGGTATCAGGTCATGATAAGAACCTCACCATGAGTGACAGGAACAATACGACCCTGCTGACATATATTCAGATGAAAGTGTAA
- a CDS encoding cation-translocating P-type ATPase, translated as MTSESSSCSDTSCSSTCCSCASIQSESAYRKEIILVSGSAFFLLITFVAEVYTADKPLIGTCAALISLGLTAIPILHEAISGLVRGQRNVCELAALAIIGAVIISEYTTAAEISLILAIGELVESYVYARSQKDIEGIIKRHPRTGYVIKDGETVSVDVNLIQVGDLVVVRPGDIVPVDGIIREGQSGLDESCLTGESLPVLRKTGEFVSSGSVNLDGVLLIEAIRMSSQSTYAQVVDLVHNAGLRRPPSHPFIDRFSRWYTPLMLVIAGLVFVWSRDIVRAIAVLIVACPCAILLATPSAVLTAIGHAAKRGILIKRGEYLEICHDISAVIFDKTGTLSTGVMSVSDILPAAGFTKHDLLEVAGPAEQSSPHPTGKAIVRAAQQAGISLPVQGSGRQYPGEGVEDEREGELIHIGTRGFLENNGVIIPKTVYVDGTGGETAVFIAKNRLFLGMILIHDEIREESAGVIDKIRSSGIRTIAVLTGDSPQAAAIIGDKCGLSGNSIHAGLRPDQKQKFIERLQADGEKVCFVGDGTNDGPALAGSDLGISIASREDTVALETAGVVLMQGGLSHLPGFLELGRKTRSIIITGVTLALSLNFIMIAGASTGVISPAVGAIGHQISTIAVLLNSLRIRKGLW; from the coding sequence ATGACATCAGAATCTTCTTCATGTTCGGATACAAGTTGCAGCAGTACCTGTTGCAGTTGTGCTTCAATACAATCAGAATCGGCATATCGAAAGGAGATAATTCTTGTATCTGGATCAGCATTTTTCCTTCTGATTACCTTTGTTGCAGAAGTATATACAGCAGATAAGCCACTTATCGGAACCTGTGCTGCTCTTATCTCACTTGGTCTGACTGCGATTCCCATCCTGCACGAAGCAATTTCCGGTCTGGTCCGAGGTCAGAGAAACGTATGTGAACTTGCAGCCCTTGCTATCATCGGAGCAGTTATTATCAGTGAGTATACGACGGCAGCTGAAATATCACTCATTCTTGCTATCGGTGAGTTAGTAGAATCATATGTGTATGCCAGATCACAGAAGGATATCGAAGGTATTATTAAACGACATCCCAGGACCGGATATGTCATTAAGGACGGTGAAACAGTTTCTGTTGATGTGAACCTGATCCAAGTCGGTGATCTGGTAGTTGTCAGGCCAGGTGATATTGTCCCGGTCGATGGAATAATCAGGGAAGGTCAGTCAGGACTTGATGAATCCTGCTTAACCGGAGAGAGTCTTCCAGTTCTCCGTAAAACTGGGGAATTTGTCAGTTCCGGGAGTGTTAATCTTGACGGGGTGCTTCTCATCGAGGCAATCAGAATGTCATCACAGTCGACATATGCACAGGTTGTGGATCTTGTCCATAATGCAGGACTTCGCAGGCCTCCCTCTCATCCGTTTATCGATCGGTTTTCGCGTTGGTACACACCGCTTATGTTGGTTATTGCCGGACTTGTCTTTGTCTGGAGCAGGGATATTGTCCGTGCTATAGCAGTGCTGATAGTAGCATGCCCCTGTGCCATTCTTTTGGCAACACCATCTGCAGTTCTGACTGCCATAGGGCATGCGGCAAAGAGAGGAATTCTCATCAAAAGAGGTGAATACCTTGAGATTTGCCATGATATATCCGCAGTAATCTTTGACAAGACCGGAACACTATCTACCGGGGTGATGAGTGTTTCAGATATCCTGCCTGCAGCAGGTTTTACAAAGCATGATCTTCTGGAGGTTGCAGGTCCTGCTGAACAGTCATCTCCACACCCGACAGGAAAAGCAATTGTCAGAGCTGCACAGCAGGCAGGAATTTCTCTTCCAGTACAGGGATCAGGAAGACAGTATCCAGGAGAAGGGGTTGAGGATGAGCGTGAAGGCGAACTTATACATATCGGTACCCGGGGTTTTCTGGAGAACAACGGGGTAATAATCCCGAAAACCGTTTATGTTGACGGAACGGGAGGAGAGACCGCTGTATTCATTGCAAAGAACAGATTGTTTCTCGGCATGATCCTGATCCATGATGAGATACGTGAAGAATCAGCCGGTGTCATAGACAAAATTAGATCTTCAGGCATTCGGACTATTGCTGTTCTGACTGGTGATTCACCACAGGCAGCAGCCATAATCGGGGATAAATGTGGTCTTTCCGGTAATTCTATACACGCCGGACTTCGCCCTGATCAGAAACAGAAGTTTATCGAGAGACTGCAGGCCGACGGAGAAAAGGTCTGTTTTGTGGGAGACGGAACCAATGACGGTCCGGCGCTCGCGGGATCAGACCTTGGGATCAGTATTGCAAGCAGGGAAGATACGGTAGCTCTGGAGACAGCCGGTGTCGTGCTTATGCAGGGCGGCTTGAGCCATTTACCTGGTTTTCTTGAACTTGGCCGAAAGACCCGGAGCATCATAATCACTGGGGTCACTCTTGCACTGAGCTTGAACTTCATCATGATAGCCGGAGCCTCTACCGGGGTTATCTCTCCTGCAGTTGGTGCAATAGGGCATCAGATCTCTACAATTGCAGTCCTTCTGAACTCTCTCAGAATAAGGAAGGGATTATGGTGA
- a CDS encoding EamA family transporter, translating to MCALMYAGTITGMGAFALIRNRHIGKSDITEAPLVLRNLPALTASSVFGSILAPAMLLVSLQYILASEVSLLTSFVAVTNTVIAFLFFREAVSSRIWIAISLITIGCMILSFTSDLRLQITPGVLGILLTCIFWGFEA from the coding sequence ATCTGTGCTCTGATGTACGCGGGAACCATAACCGGTATGGGAGCATTCGCTCTTATCAGAAACCGGCATATAGGAAAATCTGATATAACTGAAGCACCCCTGGTACTTCGAAATCTTCCTGCGCTTACTGCATCAAGTGTATTCGGTTCAATTCTGGCGCCTGCCATGCTCCTTGTAAGTCTTCAGTACATCTTGGCATCTGAAGTATCGCTCCTCACCAGTTTTGTTGCAGTAACCAACACTGTCATTGCATTTCTCTTCTTCAGAGAGGCTGTATCGTCCAGGATATGGATAGCAATTTCCCTTATCACAATCGGATGCATGATTCTCTCATTCACCTCAGATCTCAGGCTGCAGATAACCCCCGGGGTCCTGGGGATACTGCTCACCTGTATATTCTGGGGATTTGAGGCATGA
- a CDS encoding MarR family winged helix-turn-helix transcriptional regulator gives MSEPSPLIDELNEGLVEFFDRFSSWESSIIEAGHLKIADAHAIEVLGHYGRMNMKELAGRLGLTTGTTTMTVDRLERGGYACRIRAEHDRRSYIIELTLVGCEAYEEHHRHHLSLAEEISSILGEKDSELFVAILRKINENI, from the coding sequence GTGTCTGAACCTTCTCCTCTTATTGATGAGTTAAATGAGGGATTAGTGGAATTTTTTGACAGATTCTCTTCATGGGAAAGTTCGATCATAGAGGCAGGTCATCTGAAGATCGCTGATGCCCATGCGATCGAAGTTCTTGGGCATTACGGACGGATGAACATGAAGGAATTAGCGGGAAGACTGGGTCTCACCACCGGTACAACCACGATGACTGTTGATCGGCTTGAACGAGGAGGGTACGCGTGCAGGATCAGGGCAGAGCATGATCGTCGTTCCTACATCATCGAGCTCACATTAGTTGGATGCGAAGCATATGAAGAGCATCACCGTCATCATTTGAGTCTGGCTGAAGAGATCTCGTCCATTCTCGGCGAAAAAGATTCAGAATTATTTGTGGCCATTCTCAGAAAGATAAACGAGAATATCTGA
- a CDS encoding PAS domain S-box protein, with translation MVLQSVKRFIGKFRLRTVLTVSLVILLICAMGITWLLAYLNTQYTTSDLASQLEGEISDRIVQHLDVYLETPHLVNSLCLDSIKYGGIDVHDNAVLEKYFRSLSYRFPTVESICHANEEEGNYTIISSVGAPGIVNGTDRYLGFSRASTNFSFVEYLTDSEGQLISKTVEPVPYDPRTRPWYKAAVTAGRSTWTPIYMWVEGVVSQDAVVPVYSEKNNLLGVLDTSLTLGGIGEFLQGLRISNHGQAFIIEKSGLLVASSGSGDPYIKENGTLVRLSALNSSDSVVQSTSRYLINHVHNHTNITSREQFQFDANGVREWVQVSPYQDTHGLDWLIVVVIPASDFMAKVDANNNLTILLIIGSVLGTILLCVGLARWITNPVLSLNRSARSLAKGDWTDWVDLDRHDEIGELSESFKQMADQLQSTFTSLKTSEERYIRLFQSSADAIILFDTYTLVQMNRAGEEMFGISRKDAPGKDVRNLFDNLGPGIGEMIRLGSEPESGYLDRTISRISNGKEQFMNIRLSRIPAEGRSLSLVHIRDITDQRMAIITFAEQEALQESYSQIKTILQFLPDPTFVIDAEGRIIIWNRAIEKLTGKFSAEMIGKNNYAHSEAIHNTNQPILVDIALTSKKYDGSFYPDIERSGDLLKTSFRIDLSGEVKYFSCLAAPLYNKKGEIIGAIESIRDITSHKMDEEALLIANKKLNLLSSITRHDIINKIMITKAHLFLLEETPLTQEQSESVTAIGRSMAEIEHFVAFTKTYQELGLKVPVWQDVGETCRKSAKDVDLGSVILHNTITGISILADPLLEKVCYNLIENAVRHGEGLTEITIAAEEKPEGLIISVEDNGSGVPDENKEIIFERGFGKNTGYGLFLTREILSISDIVISERGTFGTNCRFEILVPKGKFRFSSE, from the coding sequence ATGGTACTCCAATCAGTCAAACGATTTATCGGGAAGTTCAGACTTCGTACTGTCCTTACAGTCTCGCTGGTTATACTACTGATCTGTGCCATGGGGATAACATGGCTTCTTGCGTACCTTAATACTCAATATACAACATCAGATCTAGCGAGCCAGTTAGAGGGTGAGATATCAGACAGGATAGTTCAACATCTTGATGTTTATCTAGAAACCCCTCACCTCGTAAATTCGCTCTGCCTGGACAGCATAAAGTACGGTGGAATTGATGTACACGATAACGCTGTCCTGGAGAAATATTTCAGATCTCTCTCATATCGTTTTCCTACAGTCGAATCCATATGTCATGCAAATGAAGAGGAAGGAAACTATACGATTATCTCTTCAGTAGGAGCACCGGGAATTGTAAATGGAACTGACCGATATCTTGGATTCTCAAGAGCAAGCACCAACTTCTCTTTTGTAGAATATCTTACTGACAGTGAAGGCCAGCTCATCAGTAAGACTGTTGAACCTGTTCCGTACGATCCCAGGACCCGGCCCTGGTACAAGGCTGCAGTAACTGCTGGCAGATCTACATGGACCCCTATCTACATGTGGGTTGAAGGGGTTGTAAGCCAGGATGCAGTTGTCCCGGTCTATTCAGAAAAAAATAACCTTCTCGGAGTCCTGGACACATCGCTGACACTCGGAGGTATTGGAGAATTTCTACAGGGCCTTCGGATATCAAATCATGGACAGGCCTTTATTATTGAAAAATCAGGGCTCCTTGTTGCCTCGTCCGGATCAGGTGATCCATATATTAAAGAGAATGGAACCCTGGTGAGGTTATCTGCCCTCAACTCAAGCGATTCAGTTGTACAATCAACAAGCCGGTACCTGATAAATCATGTACATAATCATACTAATATCACCTCTCGTGAACAGTTTCAGTTTGATGCCAACGGAGTCCGCGAATGGGTGCAGGTTTCACCATATCAGGATACCCATGGTCTGGACTGGCTGATTGTGGTCGTCATACCTGCATCAGATTTCATGGCAAAGGTTGATGCCAACAATAACCTGACAATCCTTCTCATCATTGGATCGGTGCTTGGAACAATCCTCCTCTGTGTAGGACTTGCACGCTGGATTACCAATCCGGTTTTGTCACTGAACAGGTCTGCCCGATCTCTGGCCAAAGGAGACTGGACTGACTGGGTTGATCTTGATCGTCACGATGAGATCGGCGAACTCTCCGAGTCATTCAAACAGATGGCTGATCAGTTACAGTCAACATTTACATCCTTAAAAACCAGTGAAGAACGATACATCCGTCTTTTCCAGTCCTCAGCAGATGCCATCATTCTTTTCGATACATATACCCTTGTACAGATGAACCGGGCAGGAGAGGAGATGTTTGGGATCTCTCGAAAAGATGCACCAGGTAAAGATGTCAGAAACCTCTTTGATAACCTGGGCCCTGGAATTGGTGAGATGATTCGACTAGGATCAGAACCCGAGAGTGGGTATCTTGACCGGACTATCTCGCGTATAAGTAACGGTAAAGAGCAGTTTATGAATATCCGCCTTAGCAGGATTCCAGCAGAGGGACGATCCTTAAGCCTGGTACATATCAGGGATATTACTGATCAGCGGATGGCAATCATCACGTTTGCAGAGCAGGAAGCCCTACAGGAATCCTACTCGCAGATAAAAACAATTCTGCAGTTTCTTCCGGATCCAACCTTTGTCATTGATGCCGAAGGGAGGATCATCATCTGGAACCGGGCAATTGAAAAACTAACCGGAAAATTCTCTGCTGAGATGATCGGGAAGAATAATTACGCACATTCTGAAGCTATTCACAATACGAATCAGCCGATTCTGGTAGATATTGCACTCACTTCAAAGAAGTATGATGGCAGTTTTTACCCTGATATCGAGCGTTCCGGTGATCTATTAAAGACAAGCTTCCGGATCGATCTTTCAGGCGAGGTGAAATATTTCTCCTGCCTTGCAGCTCCTCTCTATAACAAGAAAGGAGAGATCATCGGAGCCATCGAGTCTATACGGGATATTACGTCACATAAAATGGATGAAGAGGCTCTTTTGATCGCCAATAAGAAGTTAAACCTCCTCTCCAGTATCACCCGTCATGATATAATTAATAAAATCATGATTACGAAAGCCCATCTCTTTCTTCTCGAAGAGACCCCTCTTACGCAGGAACAGTCCGAATCGGTCACAGCAATCGGACGTTCCATGGCAGAGATCGAACATTTTGTAGCCTTCACCAAAACCTATCAGGAGTTAGGATTAAAGGTCCCGGTCTGGCAGGATGTCGGGGAGACCTGCAGAAAGTCTGCAAAGGATGTTGACCTGGGTTCTGTGATTCTTCACAATACCATAACCGGCATCTCAATCCTTGCTGATCCTTTATTAGAGAAGGTCTGTTACAACCTTATCGAGAATGCCGTCAGGCATGGAGAAGGTCTCACTGAGATCACCATCGCTGCAGAAGAAAAACCTGAAGGGCTCATAATATCTGTTGAAGATAACGGCTCCGGTGTTCCTGATGAGAACAAGGAGATCATATTTGAACGTGGATTTGGAAAAAATACCGGATACGGATTGTTTTTGACCAGAGAGATCCTCTCAATATCTGATATTGTCATCTCTGAACGAGGTACGTTTGGGACCAACTGTAGGTTTGAGATCCTGGTTCCAAAAGGAAAGTTCAGGTTCAGTTCAGAATAA
- a CDS encoding tetratricopeptide repeat protein, which yields MSDTVTDLSVRENVQINVGVKRSQGSMTVQSSPGKFQEVKIMSVMITGQEFSAPGRTVIITNPYTEITMHQALEMQMAGNYEKALEMYDQVLQMEPAHAGAHHAKGNTYDLMGRYNEAISCYDSALECDPFNSETWYNKGVTLRKMGCDDESAECMIQGVSRSI from the coding sequence ATGTCTGATACCGTCACTGATTTATCTGTCAGGGAGAATGTGCAGATAAACGTGGGAGTCAAAAGAAGTCAGGGCAGTATGACTGTGCAATCCAGTCCGGGCAAGTTTCAGGAGGTAAAAATAATGTCAGTCATGATAACGGGTCAGGAGTTCAGTGCCCCTGGCAGAACTGTGATTATTACAAATCCCTACACCGAGATAACAATGCATCAGGCACTTGAGATGCAGATGGCAGGTAATTATGAGAAAGCTCTCGAGATGTATGATCAGGTACTACAGATGGAACCTGCACATGCCGGTGCCCATCATGCCAAAGGTAATACCTATGATCTCATGGGCAGATACAATGAAGCAATCTCCTGCTATGATTCAGCTCTCGAATGCGATCCCTTCAATTCAGAGACCTGGTACAACAAGGGTGTTACACTTCGAAAGATGGGATGCGATGATGAAAGTGCAGAATGTATGATTCAGGGAGTATCCCGCTCTATCTGA
- a CDS encoding DUF4013 domain-containing protein has translation MRISDALSDSWGFAQDALFGKWVRWIMLVISSIIFPVMYGYTVRVMKGVEPVYEEESFFSLFIDGIKLCVINIVYMIIPMLAFIATVGYAIIGIISSGEDISLASILPIVGGVITGLVITIILAIIFGLLGIIGSVRFARTGEMGQAFAIGEIMATIGRIGWVHYIASIIALMVVVFFLIIIITIIELVLAIVPIAGWIIGWILSLFLGPFISLMTSRFYSLLYDTGV, from the coding sequence ATGAGAATTAGCGATGCTTTAAGTGATTCCTGGGGCTTTGCTCAGGATGCCCTCTTTGGAAAATGGGTGCGATGGATCATGCTGGTCATCAGTTCGATCATCTTCCCGGTAATGTACGGGTATACCGTGCGTGTCATGAAGGGGGTTGAACCAGTATATGAAGAAGAATCTTTTTTCAGCCTGTTTATCGATGGGATCAAGTTGTGTGTGATCAACATCGTGTATATGATCATACCGATGCTGGCATTCATCGCAACGGTGGGATATGCCATCATCGGCATCATCAGTTCTGGAGAAGATATCTCATTAGCCTCAATACTCCCGATTGTCGGAGGAGTTATCACAGGTCTTGTCATCACCATCATCCTGGCAATAATCTTCGGGCTCCTTGGTATCATCGGATCAGTCAGGTTTGCAAGAACAGGTGAGATGGGTCAGGCATTTGCCATCGGCGAGATCATGGCAACCATCGGGAGGATTGGATGGGTTCATTACATCGCCTCTATCATCGCTCTGATGGTTGTCGTCTTCTTCCTGATCATAATCATAACTATCATAGAACTTGTCCTCGCCATCGTTCCGATTGCTGGCTGGATTATTGGATGGATTTTGAGTCTGTTCCTTGGCCCTTTTATCTCTCTGATGACGAGCAGATTTTACTCACTCCTGTATGACACAGGAGTATAA
- a CDS encoding PAS domain S-box protein: MISVLLVDDEPVLLDIGRMFLEKLDDFQIHVAQSGREALSKLQAGEYDAVVSDYEMPNMSGIMLLREVRSSWPDLPFILFTGRGREEIVIEALNSGADFYLQKGGDPRAQFTELAHKIKKAVSTRSASTKLRESEATFRQFFESAGEAIFILDHDRIVDSNQRGITLLGRDRETVISTAPSQISTPVQPDGLTAKDLFELNIFRALSGEIPVFEWQFTRPDGSIIDTAVTMSQIDIHGHTLLQAIVRDISARKREEKSRMLNEIRLEAMIGLYAIRDKSLKEITDFALESAVTITESQYGYLAFVSDDEYTLTMYSWSERTINDCRVSEKPLSYQVKNTGLWGEAVRQRQPVITNDYASGAADRKGVLPIDIPLKRHMNIPVFDGDNIVMVAGVANKFEEYNDEDVRQLSLLMNGMWGIVRRKNTEEILQKKNYELAAAYEQIRITEDELKMSEGRYRGLVERSEDLIIMLDARFIPIYISPSFYEMTGYDISQVLGKPLRMEVFSKADQEKISRMQEEVSDGKPLTHFEIQIRCRDGGYVSLDMRGVPIYHDGQYNGIQIIGRDISAYKEVHKALMQKNHRLQLLSDLTRHDILNKLTTLGGFLDIVSDEDVNETNIANTICQAQNAVDGIKYLIEFTRDYQSLGIRESEWIDAGTAFYQAAAQLPLDGITTENLVSGISVRTDPLFSRALYNLMENSIRHGGHVSCIRMYARHEGSSLTLILQDNGVGILPDEKERIFLQGVGHNTGLGLFLVHEILTSTGLTISETGVPGKGARFEIHIPAGLFRTQTHCPS, from the coding sequence ATGATATCAGTCTTACTCGTTGATGATGAACCGGTGCTCCTTGATATCGGCCGGATGTTTCTTGAAAAACTGGATGATTTTCAGATACATGTGGCACAGTCAGGAAGAGAGGCTCTCAGTAAACTTCAGGCAGGAGAATATGACGCAGTAGTATCAGACTACGAGATGCCTAACATGAGCGGAATAATGCTCCTGCGAGAGGTACGATCCAGCTGGCCGGATCTTCCCTTCATCCTCTTTACCGGGAGAGGAAGAGAGGAGATCGTCATCGAAGCCCTTAACAGCGGGGCAGACTTTTATCTCCAGAAAGGTGGGGATCCACGGGCACAGTTTACAGAACTGGCTCACAAGATCAAAAAGGCGGTCTCTACCCGTAGTGCATCCACCAAACTCAGAGAGAGTGAGGCGACCTTCAGGCAGTTCTTTGAGTCGGCAGGAGAGGCAATATTCATCCTCGATCATGACCGGATCGTGGACAGTAACCAGCGCGGAATCACGCTCCTTGGCAGGGATCGTGAGACAGTTATCAGCACCGCTCCCTCCCAGATCTCTACCCCGGTACAGCCAGACGGCCTTACTGCAAAGGATCTGTTTGAACTAAATATTTTCAGGGCATTATCCGGGGAAATTCCTGTTTTTGAATGGCAGTTTACCAGGCCAGACGGATCAATCATCGATACTGCAGTTACGATGAGTCAGATTGATATTCACGGCCATACGCTTCTTCAGGCAATAGTCAGGGATATCAGTGCCAGGAAACGTGAAGAGAAGAGCAGGATGTTGAACGAGATCAGGCTTGAGGCAATGATAGGGCTCTACGCAATACGGGATAAAAGCCTGAAAGAGATCACTGATTTCGCTCTTGAGAGTGCCGTAACAATAACCGAGAGCCAGTATGGGTACCTCGCATTCGTGAGTGATGACGAGTATACGCTGACGATGTACTCCTGGTCAGAGCGAACAATCAATGATTGTAGGGTTTCTGAAAAACCTCTCTCATACCAGGTAAAAAATACCGGCCTCTGGGGTGAGGCAGTCAGGCAACGCCAGCCTGTAATTACCAACGATTATGCATCAGGTGCAGCTGACAGGAAAGGAGTTCTCCCGATAGATATCCCGCTAAAGCGTCATATGAATATCCCGGTCTTTGATGGAGACAACATCGTGATGGTTGCAGGGGTTGCCAACAAGTTCGAGGAGTACAATGACGAGGATGTCCGCCAGCTCAGTCTTCTCATGAATGGCATGTGGGGGATCGTCAGAAGAAAGAACACGGAAGAGATCCTCCAGAAGAAGAACTATGAACTGGCTGCAGCGTATGAGCAGATCAGAATCACAGAAGACGAACTCAAGATGAGTGAAGGAAGATACCGGGGATTGGTTGAGAGGAGTGAAGACCTCATCATAATGCTCGATGCCCGGTTTATTCCGATCTATATCTCGCCTTCTTTTTATGAGATGACCGGATATGATATCTCGCAGGTCCTTGGAAAACCTCTTCGGATGGAGGTATTCTCTAAAGCCGATCAGGAGAAGATCTCCCGCATGCAGGAGGAGGTCTCTGATGGCAAGCCTCTGACTCATTTTGAGATACAGATACGCTGCAGGGATGGCGGGTATGTCTCACTGGATATGCGTGGAGTCCCGATCTATCATGATGGGCAGTATAACGGTATTCAGATAATCGGGCGGGACATCTCTGCATACAAGGAAGTGCATAAAGCTCTGATGCAGAAGAATCACCGCCTTCAACTGCTGTCAGATCTTACAAGACACGATATTCTAAACAAGCTTACAACCCTTGGCGGATTTCTCGATATCGTCAGCGATGAAGACGTGAATGAAACAAACATTGCAAATACCATCTGTCAGGCACAGAATGCAGTTGATGGCATCAAGTATCTCATCGAATTCACCCGCGATTACCAGAGTCTCGGTATACGTGAGAGTGAATGGATAGATGCAGGCACTGCTTTTTATCAGGCTGCAGCACAACTGCCCCTAGATGGTATCACTACTGAAAACCTTGTTTCAGGTATATCTGTCAGGACGGATCCTCTCTTCTCCCGTGCCCTATATAACCTGATGGAGAATTCAATCAGGCATGGCGGACATGTCAGTTGTATCAGGATGTATGCCAGACATGAAGGCAGTTCACTCACCCTCATCCTCCAGGATAATGGTGTGGGAATTTTACCTGATGAGAAAGAACGAATTTTTCTCCAGGGTGTCGGGCATAACACAGGTCTCGGTCTCTTTCTGGTTCATGAGATACTCACCTCAACCGGACTTACCATCAGTGAGACAGGAGTACCTGGAAAGGGAGCACGGTTTGAGATCCATATTCCTGCCGGGTTGTTCAGAACCCAGACTCATTGTCCTTCCTGA